Proteins encoded together in one Macadamia integrifolia cultivar HAES 741 chromosome 8, SCU_Mint_v3, whole genome shotgun sequence window:
- the LOC122086234 gene encoding uncharacterized protein LOC122086234 isoform X1 — MWRRYNDFSRSFCEAMTLLMFTLLALLSSSSIILSYNGVYGGRTTLMTMEKEEDLELERQLKHLNKPAIKSIKMEHGEIYDCVDFYKQPAFDNPLLKNHIPEMSSSVPRETLEEASPGLDPIDYLRLDGGGCPSGTVPIRRTTKEDLIRWKSYSNTSKNFLHFLDEGPRKHFAGYQLKDEGLKYHGGSMGMNIVSPSVNSDNQYSAGVMYAQGGLNHVQVEWHVNPKLYGDRKPHFFGHWTVDGSQKTGCFNALCSGFVQVNHDLPIGMAFPKISTYGGETVDLPVFLFQEKNSKNWWVAAGYNNTNIGYWPRELFNSITESAPIVGWRGEVYAPPGEQSPEMGNGHYPRRPFFGRGYPNPRKTAYFRTVRVYGEDNIGRGPNDDSLQDLTDVKLNS, encoded by the exons ATGTGGAGGCGTTACAATG ATTTCAGCAGATCCTTCTGTGAAGCTATGACGTTATTGATGTTCACGCTTTTAGCTTTgttatcatcttcttcaatcatTTTAAGTTACAATGGAGTTTATGGAGGAAGAACGACCCTCATGAccatggaaaaagaagaagatcttgAGTTGGAGAGACAACTCAAACATTTGAACAAGCCTGCAATCAAGAGTATCAAG ATGGAACATGGCGAAATCTATGATTGTGTTGATTTCTACAAACAACCAGCCTTCGACAATCCACTACTCAAGAACCACATACCTGAG ATGAGTTCTTCGGTTCCAAGAGAAACTCTTGAAGAAGCTTCTCCAGGATTAGATCCCATTGATTATCTCCGACTTGATGGTGGAGGTTGCCCATCAGGAACAGTTCCCATTAGGAGGACGACAAAAGAAGATTTAATTAGGTGGAAATCCTATTCAAATACctccaaaaattttcttcactTCTTAGATGAGGGCCCTAGAAAACAT TTTGCAGGGTATCAACTAAAAGATGAAGGCTTGAAGTACCATGGTGGTTCAATGGGCATGAATATTGTCAGTCCCTCAGTCAACTCCGATAATCAGTACAGTGCAGGTGTGATGTATGCTCAAGGTGGACTAAACCACGTTCAAGTTGAATGGCAT GTGAATCCCAAGTTATATGGTGACAGAAAACCCCATTTTTTTGGTCATTGGACT GTAGATGGGTCTCAAAAGACTGGGTGCTTCAATGCCTTGTGCAGTGGTTTTGTCCAAGTTAACCATGATTTACCCATTGGTATGGCTTTTCCCAAAATTTCTACCTACGGTGGTGAAACAGTTGACTTGCCAGTCTTTCTTTTCCAG GAAAAGAACAGTAAAAATTGGTGGGTAGCAGCTGGATATAATAATACTAATATTGGGTATTGGCCAAGAGAATTATTCAATAGTATAACAGAATCCGCTCCTATAGTTGGTTGGAGAGGGGAAGTTTATGCTCCTCCAGGTGAACAAAGTCCAGAAATGGGGAATGGACATTACCCACGTCgtcctttttttggtagaggttATCCAAACCCTAGAAAAACAGCGTATTTCAGAACAGTCCGAGTTTACGGAGAAGATAACATTGGTCGAGGTCCCAATGATGATAGTCTTCAAGATCTCACAGATGTTAAATTGAACAGTTGA
- the LOC122086234 gene encoding uncharacterized protein LOC122086234 isoform X3 has protein sequence MWRRYNDFSRSFCEAMTLLMFTLLALLSSSSIILSYNGVYGGRTTLMTMEKEEDLELERQLKHLNKPAIKSIKMEHGEIYDCVDFYKQPAFDNPLLKNHIPEMSSSVPRETLEEASPGLDPIDYLRLDGGGCPSGTVPIRRTTKEDLIRWKSYSNTSKNFLHFLDEGPRKHFAGYQLKDEGLKYHGGSMGMNIVSPSVNSDNQYSAGVMYAQGGLNHVQVEWHVNPKLYGDRKPHFFGHWTVDGSQKTGCFNALCSGFVQVNHDLPIGMAFPKISTYGGETVDLPVFLFQAC, from the exons ATGTGGAGGCGTTACAATG ATTTCAGCAGATCCTTCTGTGAAGCTATGACGTTATTGATGTTCACGCTTTTAGCTTTgttatcatcttcttcaatcatTTTAAGTTACAATGGAGTTTATGGAGGAAGAACGACCCTCATGAccatggaaaaagaagaagatcttgAGTTGGAGAGACAACTCAAACATTTGAACAAGCCTGCAATCAAGAGTATCAAG ATGGAACATGGCGAAATCTATGATTGTGTTGATTTCTACAAACAACCAGCCTTCGACAATCCACTACTCAAGAACCACATACCTGAG ATGAGTTCTTCGGTTCCAAGAGAAACTCTTGAAGAAGCTTCTCCAGGATTAGATCCCATTGATTATCTCCGACTTGATGGTGGAGGTTGCCCATCAGGAACAGTTCCCATTAGGAGGACGACAAAAGAAGATTTAATTAGGTGGAAATCCTATTCAAATACctccaaaaattttcttcactTCTTAGATGAGGGCCCTAGAAAACAT TTTGCAGGGTATCAACTAAAAGATGAAGGCTTGAAGTACCATGGTGGTTCAATGGGCATGAATATTGTCAGTCCCTCAGTCAACTCCGATAATCAGTACAGTGCAGGTGTGATGTATGCTCAAGGTGGACTAAACCACGTTCAAGTTGAATGGCAT GTGAATCCCAAGTTATATGGTGACAGAAAACCCCATTTTTTTGGTCATTGGACT GTAGATGGGTCTCAAAAGACTGGGTGCTTCAATGCCTTGTGCAGTGGTTTTGTCCAAGTTAACCATGATTTACCCATTGGTATGGCTTTTCCCAAAATTTCTACCTACGGTGGTGAAACAGTTGACTTGCCAGTCTTTCTTTTCCAG GCTTGTTGA
- the LOC122086234 gene encoding uncharacterized protein LOC122086234 isoform X2: MTLLMFTLLALLSSSSIILSYNGVYGGRTTLMTMEKEEDLELERQLKHLNKPAIKSIKMEHGEIYDCVDFYKQPAFDNPLLKNHIPEMSSSVPRETLEEASPGLDPIDYLRLDGGGCPSGTVPIRRTTKEDLIRWKSYSNTSKNFLHFLDEGPRKHFAGYQLKDEGLKYHGGSMGMNIVSPSVNSDNQYSAGVMYAQGGLNHVQVEWHVNPKLYGDRKPHFFGHWTVDGSQKTGCFNALCSGFVQVNHDLPIGMAFPKISTYGGETVDLPVFLFQEKNSKNWWVAAGYNNTNIGYWPRELFNSITESAPIVGWRGEVYAPPGEQSPEMGNGHYPRRPFFGRGYPNPRKTAYFRTVRVYGEDNIGRGPNDDSLQDLTDVKLNS; the protein is encoded by the exons ATGACGTTATTGATGTTCACGCTTTTAGCTTTgttatcatcttcttcaatcatTTTAAGTTACAATGGAGTTTATGGAGGAAGAACGACCCTCATGAccatggaaaaagaagaagatcttgAGTTGGAGAGACAACTCAAACATTTGAACAAGCCTGCAATCAAGAGTATCAAG ATGGAACATGGCGAAATCTATGATTGTGTTGATTTCTACAAACAACCAGCCTTCGACAATCCACTACTCAAGAACCACATACCTGAG ATGAGTTCTTCGGTTCCAAGAGAAACTCTTGAAGAAGCTTCTCCAGGATTAGATCCCATTGATTATCTCCGACTTGATGGTGGAGGTTGCCCATCAGGAACAGTTCCCATTAGGAGGACGACAAAAGAAGATTTAATTAGGTGGAAATCCTATTCAAATACctccaaaaattttcttcactTCTTAGATGAGGGCCCTAGAAAACAT TTTGCAGGGTATCAACTAAAAGATGAAGGCTTGAAGTACCATGGTGGTTCAATGGGCATGAATATTGTCAGTCCCTCAGTCAACTCCGATAATCAGTACAGTGCAGGTGTGATGTATGCTCAAGGTGGACTAAACCACGTTCAAGTTGAATGGCAT GTGAATCCCAAGTTATATGGTGACAGAAAACCCCATTTTTTTGGTCATTGGACT GTAGATGGGTCTCAAAAGACTGGGTGCTTCAATGCCTTGTGCAGTGGTTTTGTCCAAGTTAACCATGATTTACCCATTGGTATGGCTTTTCCCAAAATTTCTACCTACGGTGGTGAAACAGTTGACTTGCCAGTCTTTCTTTTCCAG GAAAAGAACAGTAAAAATTGGTGGGTAGCAGCTGGATATAATAATACTAATATTGGGTATTGGCCAAGAGAATTATTCAATAGTATAACAGAATCCGCTCCTATAGTTGGTTGGAGAGGGGAAGTTTATGCTCCTCCAGGTGAACAAAGTCCAGAAATGGGGAATGGACATTACCCACGTCgtcctttttttggtagaggttATCCAAACCCTAGAAAAACAGCGTATTTCAGAACAGTCCGAGTTTACGGAGAAGATAACATTGGTCGAGGTCCCAATGATGATAGTCTTCAAGATCTCACAGATGTTAAATTGAACAGTTGA
- the LOC122086235 gene encoding replication protein A 70 kDa DNA-binding subunit B-like, whose product MFNDIVDQLVDTLVIGMTYFIFDATVKRVNPKFTNVNKEHELTLNNNTKIEEADVHLNVEKSRYQFIKINELKWDIDKSNKLLDIIGILVEVQNVFSITTTKGVKTNKREIKIIDKESAPVMLTLWDNYAINEGSKLMDIIGENPVIAFSSIKQIDYQGGSLGTTAFTTIDINPMITEVDELKKWFTLKNGSKKILLKASNEDKYKKVERIEMKDLMDKEYKTILNQYYYFEGNIVNLENEKLWYNACKTCKKKVQLKGDHATCDKCQNDDTEYTQKYFGKFKIKDSTEIITVTIFEELETLIGCSAIEYAISSEKYKQKLDVCLSKNYYFYFKMDSKNEGSRKSRSIVIDTMKERNAQKRSIIDVEDDEDKKGKKIKIEKD is encoded by the exons ATGTTCAATGATATTGTTGATCAATTAGTTGACACATTGGTTATAGGAATGacttatttcatatttgatgcAACTGTCAAAAGAGTCAATCCAAAGTTCACAAATGTAAATAAAGAACATGAATTGACTCTAAACAACaatacaaaaattgaagaagctGATGTCCACTTAAATGTAGAAAAGTCAAGATATCAATTCATCAAGATCAATGAATTGAAATGGGACATTGATAAGAGTAATAAATTATTAG ATATTATTGGAATTCTTGTAGAGGTACAAAATGTGTTCTCCATAACAACAACGAAAGGCGTGAAAACGAATAAgagagaaattaaaataatcGACAAAGA ATCTGCTCCAGTAATGCTCACGTTATGGGACAATTATGCAATAAATGAAGGAAGCAAATTGATGGATATTATAGGAGAAAATCCTGTGATTGCTTTTTCATCAATTAAACAGATAGACTACCAAg GTGGCTCACTTGGTACAACAGCATTTACAACAATTGATATAAATCCAATGATCACAGAAGTggatgaattaaaaaaatg GTTCACATTAAAAAATGGATCGAAGAAAATACTTCTCAAAGCTTCTAACGAAGATAAATACAAGAAAGTTGAACGGATTGAAATGAAAGATTTAATGGACAAAGAATATAAAACAATCCTG AatcaatattattattttgaaggAAATATTGTAAATCTGGAGAATGAAAAGCTATGGTACAATGCATGcaaaacatgcaaaaaaaagGTACAATTAAAGGGAGATCATGCAACATGTGACAAATGTCAAAATGATGATACAGAATATACACAGAA GTACTTCGGAAAATTCAAGATCAAAGACTCAACTGAAATAATAACTGTGACAATCTTTGAGGAACTTGAAACACTTATAGGATGTTCAGCAATTGAATAtgcaatatcatcagaaaag TACAAACAAAAATTGGATGTGTGCCTATCAAAGAACTATTATTTCTACTTCAAAATGGATTCAAAAAATGAAGGAAGTCGAAAATCAAGAAGCATTGTTATCGATACTATGAAAGAACGAAATGCGCAAAAAAGAAGCATCATAGATGTTGAGGACGATGaagacaaaaaaggaaaaaaaattaaaatagaaaaagattaA
- the LOC122086233 gene encoding uncharacterized protein LOC122086233: MALLLITLLALLASSSIILSYNGVYGVRSLTTMEEKEEDLELERQLKYLNKPAVKSIKTEYGEIYDCVDFYKQSAFDNPLLKNHKPEMSSSIPRQTHNETSSEVDPLDYLRLDDGGCPSGTVPIRRTTKEDLIRWKSYSNSSENFHQFLDEGPGKHFAGYQLKNENLKYHGGSAYLSIHNPSVSPNQYSGAMIWAQGGQNHVQVGWHVNPKLYGDTKTHFFGHWTADGSQKTGCFNSICSGFVQVNKDTPLGTVISQTSTYGEDPYSVPVFLYQDKKSRNWWIALGEKSTNIGYWPKELFNSIRESAPVVGWRGEVYTPQGEQDPPMGSGHFLSEGGLPAYKKTAYFRAVRVNGDDDIARGPNDASLETVTNGCFIAEDFPYINDFWRHTFFYGGPGGTC, translated from the exons ATGGCGTTATTGTTAATCACGCTCTTAGCTTTGTTAGCATCTTCTTCAATCATTCTAAGTTACAATGGAGTCTATGGAGTAAGAAGCCTCACCACcatggaggaaaaagaagaagatcttgAGTTGGAGAGACAACTCAAATATCTCAACAAGCCTGCAGTCAAGAGTATCAAG ACGGAATATGGTGAAATCTATGATTGTGTTGATTTCTACAAACAATCAGCCTTCGACAATCCGTTACTCAAGAACCACAAACCTGAG ATGAGTTCTTCGATTCCAAGACAGACTCACAATGAAACTTCTTCAGAAGTAGATCCCCTTGATTATCTCCGTCTTGATGATGGGGGTTGCCCATCAGGAACAGTTCCCATTAGAAGGACAACAAAAGAAGATTTAATTAGGTGGAAATCCTATTCAAATTcttctgaaaattttcatcaATTCTTAGATGAGGGACCTGGTAAACAT TTTGCAGGCTATcaactgaaaaatgaaaacttGAAGTATCATGGAGGTTCAGCATACTTGAGTATACACAATCCCTCAGTCTCCCCTAATCAATACAGTGGAGCTATGATCTGGGCACAAGGTGGACAAAACCACGTACAAGTTGGATGGCAT GTGAATCCTAAATTATACGGTGACACCAAAACCCATTTCTTTGGGCATTGGACT GCAGATGGGTCTCAAAAGACTGGCTGCTTCAATTCCATCTGCAGTGGTTTCGTCCAAGTTAACAAAGATACACCACTTGGTACGGTTATCAGCCAAACTTCTACCTACGGTGAAGATCCATACTCAGTGCCAGTCTTTCTTTACCAG GACAAGAAGAGTAGAAACTGGTGGATCGCACTTGGAGAAAAAAGTACTAATATCGGGTATTGGCCAAAAGAATTATTCAATAGTATAAGAGAATCAGCTCCTGTGGTTGGCTGGAGAGGAGAGGTTTATACTCCCCAAGGTGAACAAGATCCTCCAATGGGGAGCGGACATTTCCTTTCAGAGGGTGGACTTCCAGCATACAAAAAAACTGCGTATTTCAGAGCAGTCCGAGTTAACGGAGACGATGATATTGCTCGAGGTCCTAATGATGCTAGCCTTGAAACGGTCACAAATGGATGCTTTATTGCGGAAGATTTTCCCTACATTAATGATTTTTGGAGGCATACTTTCTTTTATGGTGGTCCTGGGGGAACTTGCTAA
- the LOC122086234 gene encoding uncharacterized protein LOC122086234 isoform X4 produces MWRRYNDFSRSFCEAMTLLMFTLLALLSSSSIILSYNGVYGGRTTLMTMEKEEDLELERQLKHLNKPAIKSIKMEHGEIYDCVDFYKQPAFDNPLLKNHIPEMSSSVPRETLEEASPGLDPIDYLRLDGGGCPSGTVPIRRTTKEDLIRWKSYSNTSKNFLHFLDEGPRKHFAGYQLKDEGLKYHGGSMGMNIVSPSVNSDNQYSAGVMYAQGGLNHVQVEWHVNPKLYGDRKPHFFGHWTVDGSQKTGCFNALCSGFVQVNHDLPIGMAFPKISTYGGETVDLPVFLFQ; encoded by the exons ATGTGGAGGCGTTACAATG ATTTCAGCAGATCCTTCTGTGAAGCTATGACGTTATTGATGTTCACGCTTTTAGCTTTgttatcatcttcttcaatcatTTTAAGTTACAATGGAGTTTATGGAGGAAGAACGACCCTCATGAccatggaaaaagaagaagatcttgAGTTGGAGAGACAACTCAAACATTTGAACAAGCCTGCAATCAAGAGTATCAAG ATGGAACATGGCGAAATCTATGATTGTGTTGATTTCTACAAACAACCAGCCTTCGACAATCCACTACTCAAGAACCACATACCTGAG ATGAGTTCTTCGGTTCCAAGAGAAACTCTTGAAGAAGCTTCTCCAGGATTAGATCCCATTGATTATCTCCGACTTGATGGTGGAGGTTGCCCATCAGGAACAGTTCCCATTAGGAGGACGACAAAAGAAGATTTAATTAGGTGGAAATCCTATTCAAATACctccaaaaattttcttcactTCTTAGATGAGGGCCCTAGAAAACAT TTTGCAGGGTATCAACTAAAAGATGAAGGCTTGAAGTACCATGGTGGTTCAATGGGCATGAATATTGTCAGTCCCTCAGTCAACTCCGATAATCAGTACAGTGCAGGTGTGATGTATGCTCAAGGTGGACTAAACCACGTTCAAGTTGAATGGCAT GTGAATCCCAAGTTATATGGTGACAGAAAACCCCATTTTTTTGGTCATTGGACT GTAGATGGGTCTCAAAAGACTGGGTGCTTCAATGCCTTGTGCAGTGGTTTTGTCCAAGTTAACCATGATTTACCCATTGGTATGGCTTTTCCCAAAATTTCTACCTACGGTGGTGAAACAGTTGACTTGCCAGTCTTTCTTTTCCAG TAG